The following are encoded together in the Xanthomonas vesicatoria ATCC 35937 genome:
- a CDS encoding ribonucleoside-diphosphate reductase subunit alpha, with product MTTNDTLAAIAAGTLATTPSAPASVGAPGCGAPELTDPSDVVPPPRQAIAMHAQTIEEQTVSTWITKEAGNRKIPFEAERLNRAIDQIHAEFPQLDVADYKRSVFGFVERKDSVNADDLVDHLIREAEARVDLTTPEWEHFAARLYLRRLYKRASRNRFYDASQKYGSFVGLQESLADRNVYSNDILRRYSKDELIEAGKMIEPERDKLFAYNGLYLLATRYLATDNSRGVFELPQERWLTIALYLMQDEIGTGKGSRERRMQLVGEAYWALSNLYMTVATPTLANAGKVGGQLSSCFIDTVDDSLQGIYDSNTDVARVSKHGGGVGAYLGYVRSSGSAIRGVSNSSGGVVPWIKQLNNTAVSVDQLGQRKGAIAVYLDIFHRDIESFLDLRLNNGDQRLRAHDVFTSVCIPDLFMEAVERRGDWYLFDPHEVKRIKGWYLQDFYDEKKGDANSSFRRKYEEVVADERITRKTVKAIEIFKRIMVSQLETGNPFMFYRDEVNRKNPNKHEGMVYSSNLCTEILQNMSPTRMMQEIISGNQIVTTKKAGDFVVCNLSSINLGRAIIAQDDQADLLGADVLERLIPIQVRMLDNVIDLNQLPVPQATITNQKYRAIGLGTFGWHHLLAQKAIHWNAKEAEDYSDELYERINYLTIQASMELAKEKGTYSVFRGSDWHNGEYFRARDYNSPQWLELSAQVSVNGVRNAWMLAVAPNMSTAQIAGSTASIDPIYSAFYYEEKKDFRRPVAAPGLSLETWPYYEKGAYKVDQFASVRQNARRQRHVDQSISFNFYVPSTIRASTLLDLHMTAWREGLKTTYYVRSNDIDISECEWCSS from the coding sequence ATGACCACCAACGACACCCTTGCCGCGATCGCCGCCGGTACCTTAGCCACCACCCCCAGCGCTCCGGCCAGTGTCGGTGCACCCGGTTGTGGCGCGCCGGAGTTGACCGACCCGTCGGACGTCGTGCCGCCCCCCCGCCAAGCCATTGCAATGCACGCACAGACCATCGAAGAACAAACCGTCTCCACCTGGATCACCAAGGAAGCCGGCAACCGCAAGATTCCGTTCGAGGCCGAGCGCCTGAATCGCGCGATCGACCAGATCCATGCCGAGTTCCCGCAGCTGGACGTGGCCGACTACAAACGCTCGGTGTTCGGCTTTGTCGAGCGCAAGGACAGCGTCAACGCCGACGACCTGGTCGACCACCTGATCCGCGAGGCCGAAGCCCGCGTCGATCTGACCACCCCGGAATGGGAGCACTTCGCTGCGCGTCTGTACCTGCGCCGCCTGTACAAGCGCGCCAGCCGCAACCGTTTCTACGACGCCAGCCAGAAGTACGGCTCGTTCGTCGGCCTGCAGGAAAGCCTGGCCGACCGCAATGTCTATTCCAACGACATCCTGCGCCGCTATTCCAAGGACGAACTGATCGAAGCCGGCAAGATGATCGAGCCCGAGCGCGACAAGCTGTTCGCCTATAACGGCCTGTACCTGCTGGCCACGCGTTACCTCGCCACCGACAACTCGCGCGGTGTGTTCGAGCTGCCGCAGGAGCGCTGGCTGACCATCGCGCTGTACCTGATGCAGGATGAGATCGGCACCGGCAAGGGCAGCCGCGAGCGCCGCATGCAGCTGGTGGGCGAGGCCTACTGGGCGCTGTCCAACCTGTACATGACTGTGGCAACGCCGACGCTGGCCAATGCCGGTAAGGTCGGCGGCCAGCTGTCGAGCTGCTTCATCGACACCGTCGACGACAGCCTGCAGGGCATCTACGACTCCAACACCGACGTGGCGCGCGTGTCCAAGCACGGCGGCGGCGTGGGCGCGTACCTGGGCTATGTGCGCTCGTCGGGTTCGGCGATCCGCGGCGTGTCCAATTCGTCCGGCGGCGTGGTGCCGTGGATCAAGCAGCTCAACAACACTGCGGTGTCGGTGGACCAGCTGGGCCAGCGCAAGGGCGCTATCGCGGTCTACCTGGACATCTTCCACCGCGACATCGAGTCGTTCCTGGATTTGCGCCTGAACAACGGCGACCAGCGCCTGCGTGCGCACGACGTGTTCACCTCGGTGTGCATCCCCGACCTGTTCATGGAAGCGGTCGAGCGCCGCGGCGACTGGTACCTGTTCGATCCGCACGAAGTGAAGCGGATCAAGGGCTGGTACCTGCAGGACTTCTATGACGAGAAGAAGGGCGACGCTAACAGCAGCTTCCGTCGCAAGTACGAAGAAGTCGTTGCCGACGAGCGCATCACGCGCAAGACCGTCAAGGCGATCGAAATCTTCAAGCGCATCATGGTCAGCCAGCTGGAAACCGGCAACCCGTTCATGTTCTATCGCGATGAAGTCAATCGCAAGAACCCGAACAAGCACGAGGGCATGGTCTATTCGTCCAACCTGTGCACCGAGATCCTGCAGAACATGAGCCCGACGCGGATGATGCAGGAGATCATCAGCGGCAATCAGATCGTCACCACCAAGAAGGCGGGCGACTTCGTCGTGTGCAACCTGTCCTCGATCAACCTGGGCCGCGCGATCATCGCGCAGGACGACCAGGCAGATCTGCTGGGCGCCGACGTGCTGGAGCGGTTGATCCCGATCCAGGTGCGCATGCTCGACAACGTGATCGATCTCAATCAGCTCCCCGTGCCGCAGGCCACCATCACCAACCAGAAGTACCGCGCCATTGGTCTTGGCACCTTCGGTTGGCACCACCTGCTCGCGCAAAAGGCCATTCATTGGAACGCCAAGGAAGCCGAGGATTACAGCGACGAGTTGTATGAGCGCATCAACTATCTGACCATCCAGGCGAGCATGGAACTGGCCAAGGAAAAGGGCACCTATAGCGTGTTCCGCGGCAGCGACTGGCACAACGGCGAGTACTTCCGTGCGCGTGACTACAACAGCCCGCAGTGGCTGGAGTTGTCGGCGCAGGTGTCGGTCAATGGCGTGCGCAATGCGTGGATGCTGGCCGTGGCGCCGAACATGAGCACCGCGCAGATCGCCGGCTCCACCGCCTCGATCGACCCGATCTACAGCGCGTTCTACTACGAAGAGAAGAAGGACTTCCGTCGTCCGGTCGCCGCGCCCGGCCTGTCGCTGGAAACCTGGCCGTACTACGAAAAGGGCGCCTACAAGGTCGACCAGTTCGCCAGCGTGCGCCAGAACGCGCGTCGCCAGCGTCACGTGGACCAGTCGATCAGCTTCAACTTCTACGTGCCCAGCACCATTCGTGCGAGCACGTTGCTG